A genome region from Pygocentrus nattereri isolate fPygNat1 chromosome 6, fPygNat1.pri, whole genome shotgun sequence includes the following:
- the si:ch211-39i22.1 gene encoding cell surface glycoprotein 1, which produces MMSCLWILVFGSLIAMQGGKVAASEDDGAEVPQTEDPDLDTAQSEDGSTEAVTLAPTEDPTPEDTAGTTETPETETEEQQSDPEPTDSDLDPLTTEEPQTDPPVTPAGDSADAETDPPVTPADDSADTETDPPVTPADDSADTETDPPVTPADDSADTETDPPVTPADDSADTETDPAVTPEDDSADAGTEAPVKDDSVDEPGLTDKEGPSLHAEGRAESELDPSDALVTESDQPTGDDGAVHSAGAKAGPNDGAESKGSGSGTVAGVVASFGVAIIGAVTGYFAYLKKKLCFKPQGRDPERAKEESGAQNDPQVLSNLLNSS; this is translated from the exons GAGGGAAAGTGGCGGCGTCAGAGGACGACG GAGCTGAAGTACCTCAGACGGAGGATCCAGATCTGGACACTGCCCAGTCTGAGGATGGAA GCACAGAAGCGGTAACCCTGGCCCCGACTGAGGATCCCACCCCTGAGGACACAG CTGGAAcgacagaaacacctgagacTGAGACTGAGGAGCAGCAATCAG ACCCAGAGCCAACGGATTCAGATTTAG ATCCACTGACTACAGAGGAACCACAAACTG ATCCACCAGTAACACCTGCAGGCGACAGCGCAGACGCTGAAACAG ATCCACCAGTAACACCTGCAGACGACAGCGCAGACACTGAAACAG ATCCACCAGTAACACCAGCAGACGACAGCGCAGACACTGAAACAG ATCCACCAGTAACACCTGCAGACGACAGCGCAGACACTGAAACAG ATCCACCAGTAACACCAGCAGACGACAGCGCAGACACTGAAACAG ATCCAGCAGTAACACCTGAAGACGACAGCGCAGACGCCGGAACAG AAGCCCCAGTGAAGGACGACAGCGTTGATGAACCAG GGCTAACTGATAAGGAAGGTCCGTCTCTACACGCTGAGGGACGTGCAGAAA GTGAACTGGATCCGTCGGACGCTCTTGTCACAG AATCTGACCAGCCCACCGGAGACGATGGTGCAG TGCACAGTGCTGGAGCGAAGGCTGGGCCAAACG ATGGTGCTGAGTCTAAAG GGTCCGGGTCAGGCACGGTCGCCGGGGTCGTAGCGTCATTCGGGGTGGCCATCATCGGCGCTGTCACTGGTTATTTTGCCTACCTGAAGAAGAAGTTGTGCTTCAAGCCTCAAGGAC GTGACCCGGAGAGAGCTAAGGAGGAGAGCGGGGCGCAGAACGACCCTCAGG TTCTCAGCAATCTTCTCAACTCATCATAA